Proteins encoded in a region of the Streptomyces sp. NBC_00310 genome:
- a CDS encoding pectate lyase: MTSATRPRARTRALTGTFAAFSLSFGMIMTSGATPANAATWPTPSSSQPVSSTISVSGTRDGGMVRYYGSGALAGDGQEEGQDPIFKLAAGATLKNVIIGAPGADGIHCEGNCTLQNVWWEDVGEDAATFRGGSTYTVTGGGAKKAADKVFQHNGPGTVNISNFAVSEFKTLYRSCGDCSTQYTRKVNLSNIEVTGTGSTARLVGINVNRGDVATLRGITILNDSSRKVVPCQKYNNTTAVGTGPDSTNCLYSTSDITYR; encoded by the coding sequence ATGACTTCTGCAACACGTCCGCGTGCCCGCACGCGCGCGCTGACCGGCACGTTCGCCGCGTTCAGCCTCTCGTTTGGCATGATCATGACTAGCGGGGCCACTCCGGCCAACGCCGCCACCTGGCCGACACCCAGCAGCAGCCAGCCGGTGTCCTCCACCATCTCGGTGTCGGGCACGAGGGACGGCGGCATGGTCCGCTACTACGGCAGCGGCGCCCTGGCCGGCGACGGCCAGGAGGAGGGCCAGGACCCGATCTTCAAGCTCGCGGCCGGCGCGACGCTGAAGAACGTCATCATCGGCGCGCCCGGCGCCGACGGCATCCACTGCGAGGGCAACTGCACCTTGCAGAACGTGTGGTGGGAGGACGTCGGCGAGGACGCGGCGACCTTCCGCGGCGGCTCCACCTACACGGTGACCGGCGGCGGCGCCAAGAAGGCGGCGGACAAGGTCTTCCAGCACAACGGGCCCGGCACCGTGAACATCTCCAACTTCGCGGTCAGCGAGTTCAAGACGCTGTACCGCTCGTGCGGCGACTGCTCCACGCAGTACACCCGCAAGGTGAACCTCAGCAACATCGAGGTGACCGGGACGGGTTCGACCGCGCGGCTCGTCGGCATCAACGTCAACCGCGGCGACGTGGCGACCCTGCGGGGCATCACGATCCTCAACGACAGCAGCCGCAAGGTCGTCCCGTGCCAGAAGTACAACAACACCACCGCGGTCGGTACGGGCCCCGACAGCACCAACTGCCTGTACTCCACCTCGGACATCACCTACAGGTGA
- a CDS encoding pectate lyase family protein translates to MRTVPPRTQAQRSALVAAAAALATAAVLVLPHSAGAAETSPIGYGAGTTGGGSATPVTVSTLAAFQSAVTGNAAKVVRVSGLIPLSGQVDLGSNTTVLGVGSSSGFTGGGLRIKEETNVVVRNLTISKPVAPADGITVQESTKVWIDHNSFSADRTHDKDHYDGLLDINHGSDNVTVSWNTFKEHFKGSLVGHSDNNASEDTGHLKVTYHHNHFSNVYSRIPSLRFGTGHFYNNYVDGAETACHSRMGAQMLVENNVFRNTGVAVTTNRSSDVDGYANLRGNDLGGAATEISRVGTFTTPPYGYTAEPASSVVASVTSGAGAGKL, encoded by the coding sequence ATGCGTACCGTCCCCCCACGTACACAGGCGCAAAGATCAGCTCTGGTGGCCGCCGCGGCCGCCCTGGCGACAGCCGCCGTCCTCGTCCTGCCGCACTCCGCGGGTGCGGCGGAGACCTCCCCCATCGGCTACGGCGCCGGGACCACCGGCGGCGGCAGCGCCACCCCTGTCACGGTCTCGACGCTCGCCGCCTTCCAGAGCGCCGTCACCGGCAACGCGGCCAAGGTCGTCCGCGTGAGCGGCCTGATCCCGTTGAGCGGTCAGGTCGACCTCGGCTCCAACACCACGGTGCTGGGCGTGGGTTCGTCGTCCGGGTTCACCGGCGGCGGCCTGCGGATCAAGGAGGAGACCAACGTCGTCGTGCGCAACCTGACCATCAGCAAGCCGGTCGCGCCTGCCGACGGGATCACCGTCCAGGAGTCCACGAAGGTGTGGATCGACCACAACTCGTTCTCGGCGGACCGCACGCACGACAAGGACCACTACGACGGTCTGCTGGACATCAACCACGGCTCGGACAACGTGACGGTGTCCTGGAACACCTTCAAGGAGCACTTCAAGGGCTCACTGGTCGGCCACAGCGACAACAACGCCTCCGAGGACACCGGTCATCTGAAGGTGACGTACCACCACAACCACTTCAGCAACGTCTACTCGCGCATCCCCAGCCTGCGCTTCGGCACCGGGCACTTCTACAACAACTACGTGGACGGCGCCGAGACCGCCTGCCACTCGCGCATGGGCGCGCAGATGCTCGTGGAGAACAACGTCTTCCGCAACACGGGAGTCGCGGTGACCACGAACCGCAGCAGTGACGTGGACGGCTACGCCAATCTGCGCGGCAACGACCTCGGTGGGGCCGCCACCGAGATCTCCCGGGTGGGGACCTTCACCACCCCGCCCTATGGCTACACCGCCGAGCCCGCCTCCTCCGTCGTCGCCTCGGTGACGTCGGGCGCGGGCGCCGGAAAGCTCTGA
- a CDS encoding uracil-DNA glycosylase gives MAPRPLHEIVEAGWAKALEPVSGKIAEMGDFLRAEIAAGRTYLPAGSNVLRAFQQPFDEVRVLIVGQDPYPTPGHAVGLSFSVAPEVRPLPGSLLNIYRELNTDLGLSQPSSGDLTPWTRQGVLLLNRALTTAPRKPAAHRGKGWEEVTEQAIRALAARGRPLVSILWGRDARNLRPLLGDLPSIESAHPSPMSADRGFFGSRPFSRANDLLTRQGGAPVDWRLP, from the coding sequence GTGGCACCACGACCGTTGCATGAAATCGTCGAAGCGGGCTGGGCGAAGGCCCTGGAACCCGTGTCCGGGAAGATCGCCGAGATGGGCGACTTCCTGCGCGCTGAGATCGCCGCGGGACGCACCTACCTCCCCGCCGGATCCAACGTCCTACGGGCCTTCCAGCAGCCCTTCGACGAGGTCCGCGTCCTCATCGTCGGGCAGGACCCCTATCCGACACCGGGGCACGCGGTGGGGCTGTCCTTCTCGGTGGCCCCGGAGGTCCGGCCGCTGCCGGGCAGCCTGCTCAACATCTACCGGGAGCTGAACACCGACCTGGGGCTCTCCCAGCCGTCCAGCGGTGACCTGACGCCCTGGACCCGGCAGGGTGTGCTGCTGCTCAACAGGGCGCTCACCACGGCCCCGCGCAAGCCGGCCGCGCACCGGGGCAAGGGCTGGGAGGAGGTCACCGAGCAGGCGATACGAGCGCTGGCCGCGCGTGGTCGCCCCCTGGTGTCCATCCTCTGGGGCCGTGACGCCCGCAATCTCCGTCCGCTGCTCGGCGACCTGCCGTCCATCGAGTCCGCCCACCCCTCCCCCATGTCCGCCGACCGCGGCTTCTTCGGCTCCCGCCCCTTCAGCCGCGCCAACGACCTGCTGACCCGCCAGGGCGGCGCTCCCGTGGACTGGCGTCTGCCATGA
- a CDS encoding Rv1733c family protein produces MVAFRGPKVWLWRWRRNPLRRRSDRLESWVVLIAWALTLLGGVVTGLMAADSVESGLARQRAEWRPVGAVLTEDAPEPSGPSGTGTEKVWAKVRWTAPDGSAHEGQARVDPATLMGAPVTVWTDAEGLLVTKPAGESQARLRAVLVGALAGLFVGAVPFVGGRLVRGRMERRRMDRWDEEWERIAPLWERKIW; encoded by the coding sequence ATGGTGGCATTCCGTGGTCCGAAGGTGTGGTTGTGGCGGTGGCGGCGCAACCCGCTCAGAAGGCGCAGCGATCGGCTGGAGTCCTGGGTCGTGCTGATCGCCTGGGCGCTGACGCTGCTCGGCGGGGTGGTCACGGGCCTGATGGCCGCCGACTCCGTGGAGTCGGGCCTCGCCCGGCAGCGCGCCGAGTGGCGCCCGGTCGGCGCCGTCCTCACCGAGGACGCGCCGGAGCCGTCCGGCCCGAGCGGTACGGGCACGGAGAAGGTGTGGGCGAAGGTCCGCTGGACGGCGCCGGACGGCTCCGCCCACGAGGGCCAGGCCCGGGTCGATCCCGCCACCCTGATGGGCGCCCCGGTCACCGTCTGGACGGATGCCGAGGGTCTCCTGGTCACCAAGCCCGCCGGCGAGTCCCAGGCGCGGCTGCGCGCCGTGCTCGTCGGCGCCCTCGCGGGCCTGTTCGTGGGCGCCGTGCCCTTCGTGGGCGGCCGGCTCGTGCGCGGCCGTATGGAGCGGCGGCGGATGGACCGGTGGGACGAGGAGTGGGAGCGGATCGCCCCGCTCTGGGAGCGCAAGATCTGGTGA
- a CDS encoding peptidoglycan recognition protein family protein yields MSEKNFDDEDVKAALEKTDAGDGPGIDNLDDLPESDFVAFAEDGVENDAVPPAIAYDRPVTNLIDELSATGHVTHESYRKTSVTLHHNAGRLSHQGVLEVWTTRPASAHFDVDAAGAVAQYVKVNEYAWAVGNMAGNQSSISIEMANATLAPGWTVAEVTWKSAARLAGWHFAKVIGERPSKSNLFYHHHWSATVCAGPHMDTIYDNVLAAAQEAYDHFKESHPVPGPDDANGIPGKASWDKLQVPNV; encoded by the coding sequence ATGTCTGAGAAGAACTTCGACGACGAGGACGTGAAGGCGGCTCTCGAGAAGACAGACGCCGGCGATGGACCCGGCATCGACAATCTCGATGACCTTCCGGAGAGCGACTTCGTCGCCTTCGCCGAGGACGGCGTCGAGAACGACGCGGTGCCCCCCGCCATCGCTTACGACCGTCCCGTCACGAACCTCATCGACGAGCTGAGCGCGACGGGCCACGTCACCCACGAGTCCTACAGGAAGACGTCGGTCACCCTGCACCACAACGCCGGCCGGCTTTCGCACCAGGGTGTGCTCGAGGTCTGGACGACGCGTCCGGCTTCGGCCCACTTCGACGTGGACGCCGCCGGTGCCGTCGCTCAGTACGTCAAGGTGAACGAGTACGCCTGGGCAGTCGGCAACATGGCCGGCAACCAGAGCTCGATCAGCATCGAAATGGCGAACGCGACGCTCGCGCCCGGCTGGACGGTCGCCGAAGTCACCTGGAAGAGCGCCGCACGTCTCGCTGGCTGGCACTTCGCCAAGGTGATCGGCGAACGCCCCAGCAAGAGCAACCTCTTCTACCACCATCACTGGTCCGCGACCGTCTGCGCCGGCCCGCACATGGACACGATCTACGACAACGTCCTCGCGGCGGCTCAGGAGGCGTACGACCACTTCAAGGAATCACACCCCGTCCCCGGGCCGGACGATGCCAACGGCATCCCTGGCAAGGCCAGTTGGGACAAGCTGCAGGTCCCCAACGTCTGA
- a CDS encoding WD40/YVTN/BNR-like repeat-containing protein codes for MADVMLTVGTRKGLFIGRRRKGAWEFDESPYFNAQAVYAIAIDTRTDTPRLLVGGDSAHWGPSVFHSDDLGRTWTEPARPAVKFPKNTGASLERVWQLHPSAAEPDVVYAGTEPAALYRSEDRGETFELVRPLWEHPTRDRWVPGGGGEGLHTILTDRRDRRAMTVAVSTAGVFRTEDGGDSWSPSNSGVSAVFLPDPNPEFGQCVHKVARDAATPDRLYLQNHWGVYRSDDAGAHWEDIGEGLPSTFGFAAVAHPHRGDTAYVFPINADADRVPADHRCRVFRTADAGKSWEPLSAGLPVENHYGTVLRDAMCTDDADPAGVYFGNRNGEVYASADDGDSWRQLLSHLPDVLCVRATVVG; via the coding sequence ATGGCTGACGTAATGCTCACCGTGGGCACACGCAAGGGGCTGTTCATCGGGCGGCGCCGCAAAGGCGCCTGGGAGTTCGACGAAAGCCCGTACTTCAACGCGCAGGCCGTCTACGCGATCGCCATCGACACCCGTACGGACACCCCCCGGCTGCTCGTCGGCGGCGACAGCGCCCACTGGGGCCCCTCCGTCTTCCACTCCGACGACCTCGGCCGCACCTGGACCGAACCCGCCCGGCCCGCCGTCAAGTTCCCCAAGAACACCGGCGCCTCGCTGGAGCGGGTGTGGCAGCTGCACCCCTCGGCCGCCGAGCCGGACGTGGTGTACGCGGGCACGGAACCGGCCGCGCTGTACCGCTCCGAGGACCGCGGGGAGACCTTCGAGCTGGTACGGCCGCTGTGGGAGCACCCGACCCGCGACAGGTGGGTGCCGGGTGGCGGCGGCGAGGGGCTGCACACCATCCTCACCGACCGGCGCGACCGGCGGGCGATGACCGTGGCCGTCTCCACCGCCGGGGTGTTCCGCACCGAGGACGGCGGAGACAGCTGGTCGCCGTCCAACTCCGGTGTCTCCGCAGTGTTCCTGCCGGACCCGAACCCGGAGTTCGGCCAGTGCGTGCACAAGGTGGCCCGGGACGCGGCGACCCCCGACCGGCTGTACCTGCAGAACCACTGGGGTGTGTACCGCAGCGACGACGCGGGCGCGCACTGGGAGGACATCGGCGAGGGCCTGCCCTCCACGTTCGGGTTCGCCGCGGTCGCCCACCCGCACCGCGGGGACACCGCCTATGTGTTCCCGATCAACGCCGACGCCGACCGCGTCCCGGCCGACCACCGCTGCCGGGTCTTCCGCACGGCGGACGCGGGCAAGAGCTGGGAGCCGTTGTCGGCGGGGCTGCCGGTGGAGAACCACTACGGCACGGTGCTGCGCGACGCGATGTGCACGGACGACGCGGACCCGGCCGGCGTGTACTTCGGCAACCGCAACGGCGAGGTGTACGCGTCGGCCGACGACGGCGACAGCTGGCGGCAGCTGCTGTCGCACCTGCCGGACGTGCTGTGCGTGCGCGCGACGGTCGTCGGCTGA
- a CDS encoding extracellular catalytic domain type 1 short-chain-length polyhydroxyalkanoate depolymerase: MTLTPHDRTRGPLRSVLVALLGALVPLLAATTLLTAPTAAAAAAKTEAAPRAALTEITGFGTNPSNLQMYLYVPDSVTANPAIVVAVHYCTGSGPAMYNGTEYASLADRYGFIVVYPSVTRSSKCFDVASPQALTRGGGSDPVGIKSMVDWTVRTYGADTDRVFATGISSGAMMTNVLLGDYPDVFAAGAAFAGVPFACFATTNGSEWNSDCANGTVTRTPQAWGDLVRGAYPGYTGPRPRMQLWHGTADDVLRYPNFGEEIKQWTDVHGVGQTPAATDSPQSGWTRTRYGGTGDRAPVEAISLQGTGHNLYAWGMAERVLTFFGLNGSGPAPQPPAGPCKVTVTTNAWSTGLTASVTITNTGTTAVNGWKLGFTLPSGQTVTNGWGATYSPVSGTVTATNATYNAAIAPGASVSIGYQANHTGNSAAPSAYTLNGTACTPA; the protein is encoded by the coding sequence GTGACCCTCACCCCCCACGACCGCACGCGTGGACCGCTGCGCTCGGTGCTCGTCGCGCTGCTGGGAGCGCTGGTGCCCTTGCTCGCGGCCACCACGCTCCTGACCGCGCCCACGGCCGCCGCGGCGGCCGCGAAGACCGAGGCCGCTCCCCGTGCGGCGCTCACCGAGATCACCGGCTTCGGCACGAACCCCAGCAACCTGCAGATGTACCTGTACGTACCGGACAGCGTCACCGCGAACCCGGCGATCGTGGTGGCCGTGCACTACTGCACCGGCTCGGGTCCGGCGATGTACAACGGCACCGAGTACGCCTCACTGGCCGACCGGTACGGGTTCATCGTCGTGTACCCGTCGGTCACCCGCAGCAGCAAGTGTTTCGACGTCGCCTCCCCGCAGGCGCTGACCCGTGGCGGCGGCAGCGACCCCGTGGGCATCAAGTCCATGGTCGACTGGACCGTCCGCACCTACGGCGCCGACACCGACCGCGTCTTCGCCACCGGCATCTCCTCCGGCGCGATGATGACCAACGTCCTCCTCGGCGACTACCCGGACGTGTTCGCCGCCGGTGCCGCCTTCGCGGGCGTGCCCTTCGCCTGCTTCGCCACCACCAACGGCTCCGAGTGGAACAGCGACTGCGCGAACGGCACCGTCACCCGCACCCCGCAGGCCTGGGGCGACCTGGTCCGCGGCGCCTACCCCGGGTACACGGGACCCCGCCCGCGCATGCAGCTGTGGCACGGCACCGCGGACGACGTGCTGCGCTACCCGAACTTCGGCGAGGAGATCAAGCAGTGGACCGACGTGCACGGTGTCGGCCAGACACCGGCCGCCACCGACTCGCCCCAGTCCGGCTGGACCCGCACCCGCTACGGCGGCACCGGTGACCGCGCCCCCGTCGAGGCCATCAGCCTCCAGGGCACCGGCCACAACCTCTACGCCTGGGGCATGGCCGAGCGCGTCCTCACCTTCTTCGGCCTCAACGGCTCCGGCCCCGCGCCCCAACCCCCGGCCGGCCCCTGCAAGGTGACCGTCACCACCAACGCCTGGAGCACCGGCCTGACCGCCTCGGTGACCATCACCAACACCGGTACGACGGCGGTCAACGGTTGGAAACTGGGCTTCACCCTGCCCTCCGGACAGACCGTCACCAACGGCTGGGGCGCTACGTACAGCCCGGTCAGTGGCACCGTGACCGCGACCAACGCCACGTACAACGCCGCGATCGCACCCGGCGCGAGCGTCAGCATCGGCTACCAGGCCAACCACACGGGCAACAGCGCCGCACCCTCGGCGTACACCCTCAACGGCACGGCCTGTACGCCCGCTTGA
- a CDS encoding SGNH/GDSL hydrolase family protein, which yields MIATCVLALALVVASAAVVALVRSPQRTDGAGTGDAATSARHWVNTWSAMPQLTEPANMPPAPFTGERAVLVDTTLRQTVRVTTGGDRVRLRFSNAFGGSALPLTAVTVALPLGGRAGVGAIEPGTSRTVTFSGREATTVPVGAQVVSDPLDFTLRPGTNLTVTAYLAAGQASLALTSHPGSRTTSYLRHGDHTEDADLPGATPTNHWYLLSDVEVLSRPATTAVAVLGDSLTDGRGSTTNGNNRWPDQLFDRLQRQPGTRHIAVVNQAAGGNRVLNDGLGPNALARLDRDILAHSAVEQLIVFEGVNDLGTAEATPAAQQRVTADLIAAYEQIIVRAHAQGIRVYGATLLPFGGNTPYDDTAGHREAARQAVNTWIRTSGRFDAVLDFDRAVRDPGDPSRLLPDLHDGDWLHLNPEGYRTLAEAVPARLLRRS from the coding sequence GTGATCGCCACCTGTGTCCTCGCCCTGGCCCTCGTCGTGGCGTCGGCCGCCGTGGTCGCCCTGGTCAGGAGCCCGCAGCGGACGGACGGGGCCGGCACCGGCGACGCGGCGACGTCCGCCCGGCACTGGGTGAACACCTGGTCCGCGATGCCACAGCTCACCGAGCCGGCCAACATGCCACCGGCGCCGTTCACCGGGGAGCGCGCCGTGCTGGTCGACACGACTCTGCGGCAGACCGTACGCGTCACCACCGGCGGCGACCGCGTCCGGCTGCGCTTCTCCAACGCCTTCGGCGGCAGCGCCCTGCCGTTGACCGCCGTGACGGTGGCGCTCCCGCTGGGCGGGCGGGCGGGGGTGGGGGCGATCGAACCCGGCACCTCCCGGACGGTGACCTTCAGCGGCAGGGAGGCCACGACCGTTCCGGTCGGCGCCCAGGTCGTGTCCGACCCGCTGGACTTCACGCTGAGGCCGGGCACCAACCTGACGGTGACGGCGTACCTGGCCGCGGGACAGGCCTCCCTCGCCCTCACCTCGCACCCCGGGTCCCGCACCACCTCGTACCTCCGGCACGGCGACCACACCGAGGACGCGGACCTCCCGGGGGCGACCCCGACCAACCACTGGTACCTGCTCAGCGATGTCGAGGTGCTGTCCCGGCCCGCCACCACCGCCGTCGCCGTCCTCGGCGACTCGCTCACCGACGGCCGGGGCTCCACCACCAACGGCAACAACCGCTGGCCCGACCAGCTCTTCGACCGCCTCCAGCGGCAGCCCGGCACCCGGCACATCGCCGTGGTGAACCAGGCGGCCGGCGGCAACCGCGTCCTCAACGACGGACTCGGTCCCAACGCCCTCGCCCGCCTGGACCGCGACATCCTGGCCCACAGCGCCGTCGAACAGCTGATCGTCTTCGAGGGAGTCAACGACCTCGGCACCGCCGAAGCCACTCCCGCCGCCCAGCAGCGCGTCACCGCCGACCTCATCGCCGCCTACGAGCAGATCATCGTCCGCGCCCACGCCCAGGGCATCCGCGTGTACGGCGCGACCCTGCTGCCCTTCGGCGGCAACACCCCGTACGACGACACAGCCGGACACCGCGAGGCGGCACGGCAGGCCGTCAACACCTGGATCCGCACCAGCGGCCGTTTCGACGCGGTCCTCGACTTCGACCGCGCGGTCCGCGACCCGGGCGATCCGAGCCGACTCCTCCCCGACCTCCACGACGGCGACTGGCTGCACCTCAACCCGGAGGGCTACCGGACCCTGGCCGAAGCGGTTCCGGCCCGCCTGCTCCGACGGAGCTGA